A genome region from Microcella alkaliphila includes the following:
- the galT gene encoding galactose-1-phosphate uridylyltransferase, with translation MPIAFHHTTLADGRELIYVDDADTTLPPAAERRRDERALDPRPATAIMRQDVLTGEWVSHAAARQNRAFLPPADQDPLAPQTPANPSEIPDIYDVAVFENRSPSFGPLLEDANAPTGLDDLSEIGIERSRTSVGRCEVVCFSPEHEGSFGSLSVSRARTVFEAWAQRTEALSAMPGIEQVFVFENRGQEIGVTLPHPHGQIYAYPFVTPRTQGVLRSIAAVGDDLFARILESEQASERVVARGEYFTAFVPFAARWPLEIHLLPHRHVADLAGLTTEEKDELAPLYRHLLRGLDALYGSPTPYISAWHQAPVHTHRDSVRLMLQITSPRRAADRLKYLAGSEAAMGAFIGDVTPERQAEFIRTGLASADSASPFSTEGDQR, from the coding sequence CTACGTCGACGACGCCGACACGACACTGCCGCCGGCGGCCGAGCGTCGGCGCGACGAGCGCGCGCTCGACCCGCGGCCCGCGACCGCGATCATGCGGCAGGACGTGCTGACCGGCGAGTGGGTCTCGCACGCCGCCGCGCGCCAGAACCGTGCTTTCCTGCCGCCCGCCGACCAGGACCCCCTCGCGCCGCAGACTCCCGCCAACCCGAGCGAGATTCCCGACATCTACGATGTCGCGGTGTTCGAGAACCGCTCCCCCAGCTTCGGGCCGCTACTCGAAGACGCGAATGCGCCGACCGGGCTCGACGACCTCAGCGAGATCGGCATCGAACGCTCCCGCACGAGCGTCGGCCGGTGTGAGGTCGTGTGCTTCTCGCCCGAGCACGAGGGCTCGTTCGGCTCGCTCAGCGTCAGCCGCGCACGCACCGTCTTCGAAGCGTGGGCGCAGCGCACCGAAGCGCTCAGCGCGATGCCGGGCATCGAGCAGGTGTTCGTGTTCGAGAATCGCGGGCAGGAAATCGGCGTCACCCTCCCCCACCCGCACGGGCAGATCTACGCCTACCCGTTCGTGACGCCGCGCACGCAGGGCGTGCTGCGCTCGATCGCGGCGGTCGGCGATGACCTGTTCGCGCGCATCCTGGAATCGGAGCAGGCGAGCGAGCGCGTCGTCGCCCGCGGCGAGTACTTCACCGCCTTCGTGCCCTTCGCCGCGCGGTGGCCGCTCGAGATCCACCTCCTGCCGCACCGGCACGTCGCTGACCTCGCGGGGCTCACGACCGAGGAAAAGGACGAGCTGGCGCCGCTGTACCGTCACCTGCTGCGCGGGCTGGATGCGCTCTACGGCTCCCCAACGCCGTACATCTCCGCGTGGCACCAGGCCCCCGTCCACACGCACCGCGACAGCGTGCGCCTCATGCTGCAGATCACGAGCCCGCGCCGCGCGGCTGACAGACTCAAGTATCTCGCTGGCTCGGAGGCGGCCATGGGCGCTTTCATCGGCGACGTGACGCCCGAGCGCCAAGCAGAATTCATCCGCACCGGCCTCGCGAGCGCCGACAGCGCATCCCCCTTTTCGACAGAAGGAGACCAGCGGTGA
- the galK gene encoding galactokinase has protein sequence MTDIRDDTRDGFQAVFGREPEGLWSAPGRVNLIGEHTDYNLGFVLPFAIDRRTVVGVGLRDDRMMRVASTFADELVEISLDALAGLSNDDAGRELSGWSAYVLGVAWALGLDEFGGDLRAVPGLDLFIDSDVPVGAGLSSSAAIESAVALALNDVWRLELDRPTLARVGQRAENIAVGAPTGIMDQSASLLGVRDHAVFLDCRSLEAQVVPLGLDEAGLVVLVIDTGVKHSHATGGYGERRSACERGAAAMGVESLRDVTVADLPRARELLDDVTYRRVAHVVTENQRVLDTVDTLRGESGMLGEADEDGSGSSAVAVGPGGPLAIGELLDASHRSMRDDFEISVPELDLAVETAVGAGAIGARMTGGGFGGAAIALVKLDDLSRVQVAVDNAFSEHGFAAPDTFVVRASDGAARN, from the coding sequence GTGACCGACATCCGCGACGACACCCGCGACGGCTTCCAGGCGGTCTTCGGCCGCGAGCCCGAGGGCCTCTGGTCGGCGCCCGGCCGCGTCAACCTGATCGGCGAGCACACCGACTACAACCTGGGCTTCGTGCTGCCGTTCGCCATCGACCGGCGCACGGTCGTCGGCGTCGGGCTGCGCGACGACCGCATGATGCGGGTTGCGTCGACGTTCGCCGACGAGCTGGTCGAAATCTCACTGGATGCTCTCGCCGGCCTCTCGAACGACGATGCGGGCCGCGAACTGTCCGGCTGGTCGGCCTACGTGCTCGGCGTCGCCTGGGCTCTCGGCCTCGACGAGTTCGGCGGCGACCTGCGCGCGGTGCCGGGCCTCGACCTGTTCATCGACTCGGACGTACCCGTCGGCGCCGGCCTGTCGTCGTCGGCCGCGATCGAGAGCGCGGTGGCCTTGGCCCTCAACGACGTCTGGCGACTCGAGCTCGACCGCCCCACGCTCGCGCGCGTGGGTCAGCGGGCCGAGAACATCGCCGTCGGCGCGCCCACCGGAATCATGGACCAGTCGGCGTCGCTGCTCGGCGTGCGCGACCACGCCGTCTTTCTCGACTGCCGCTCGCTCGAGGCGCAGGTGGTGCCGCTCGGCCTCGATGAGGCGGGGCTCGTGGTGCTCGTCATCGACACGGGCGTCAAGCACTCGCACGCGACCGGGGGCTACGGCGAGCGCCGCTCCGCCTGCGAACGGGGCGCCGCCGCCATGGGCGTCGAGTCGCTGCGCGACGTGACGGTCGCCGACCTGCCGCGCGCCCGCGAGCTGCTCGACGACGTCACCTACCGCCGCGTCGCCCACGTCGTCACCGAGAACCAGCGCGTGCTCGACACCGTCGACACGCTGCGCGGCGAAAGCGGGATGCTCGGCGAAGCCGACGAGGACGGCTCCGGCTCGTCCGCCGTCGCCGTCGGCCCCGGCGGCCCGCTCGCGATCGGCGAGCTGCTGGATGCCTCGCACCGCAGCATGCGCGACGACTTCGAGATCTCGGTGCCCGAGCTCGACCTCGCCGTCGAGACCGCGGTCGGGGCCGGCGCAATCGGCGCGCGCATGACGGGCGGCGGCTTCGGCGGCGCGGCGATCGCGCTCGTGAAGCTCGACGACCTGTCGCGCGTGCAGGTCGCCGTCGACAACGCGTTCAGTGAGCACGGCTTCGCCGCGCCCGACACGTTCGTCGTGCGGGCGAGCGATGGGGCGGCCCGCAACTAG
- a CDS encoding malate:quinone oxidoreductase, whose product MSDTIDVALIGGGIMSATLGTMLKQLEPEWDIRIYERLGEVAQESSNPWNNAGTGHAALCELNYTPEKPDGTIDITNAVKVNEQFQVSRQFWSYLVNEGLLPDPSAFVSATPHMSFVWGEKNVEYLRKRYEALKDHPLFVGMKYSEDPAEIHEWAPLLMPGRAKSQPVAATFIASGTDVDFGALTRMLVAALEDQGAQVRTEHTVTGLKQNKSDGTWLLKMRHEVGHSPLEVRAKFVFVGAGGYALPLLQKSGIPEIRGYGGFPVSGEWLRTDNQAIVAQHSAKVYGKASVGAPPMSVPHLDTRVVDGERSLLFGPYAGFSPKFLKSGSLFDLFSTIRWHNLVPMIQVALRNFDLLKYLIGELLASRSDRDNTLREFFPNAKGDDWYEMVAGQRVQIIKNVPGTGGTLQFGTEVVASADGSIAGLLGASPGASTAAPIMLDLIEKCFPSKLDEWTPRLKRMIPSYGGTVSADPKLADKLLTETAEALAIAR is encoded by the coding sequence GTGAGTGACACCATCGACGTCGCCCTCATCGGCGGCGGAATCATGAGCGCGACCCTCGGCACCATGCTCAAGCAGCTGGAGCCCGAATGGGACATCCGCATCTACGAGCGCCTCGGCGAAGTCGCCCAAGAGTCGTCCAACCCGTGGAACAACGCCGGCACCGGCCACGCCGCCCTCTGCGAGCTCAACTACACGCCCGAGAAGCCCGACGGCACGATCGACATCACGAACGCGGTGAAAGTCAACGAACAGTTCCAGGTGTCGAGGCAATTCTGGTCGTACCTCGTGAACGAGGGCCTCCTGCCCGACCCGTCCGCGTTCGTCAGCGCCACCCCGCACATGAGCTTCGTGTGGGGCGAAAAAAACGTCGAATACCTGCGCAAGCGCTACGAGGCGCTGAAAGATCACCCCCTCTTCGTGGGCATGAAGTACTCGGAAGACCCGGCCGAAATCCACGAGTGGGCCCCACTACTCATGCCGGGCCGCGCGAAGAGCCAGCCCGTGGCGGCCACCTTCATCGCGTCGGGAACCGACGTCGACTTCGGTGCCCTCACGCGGATGCTCGTGGCGGCCCTCGAAGATCAGGGCGCGCAGGTGCGCACCGAGCACACCGTCACCGGGCTTAAGCAGAACAAGTCAGACGGCACGTGGCTGCTCAAGATGCGCCACGAAGTCGGCCACTCGCCCCTCGAGGTGCGGGCCAAGTTCGTGTTCGTGGGCGCCGGCGGCTACGCCCTTCCCCTGCTGCAGAAGTCGGGCATCCCCGAGATTCGCGGCTACGGCGGGTTCCCCGTCAGCGGCGAATGGCTGCGCACCGACAACCAGGCGATCGTCGCCCAACACTCGGCGAAGGTCTATGGCAAGGCGTCGGTCGGAGCCCCGCCGATGAGCGTGCCGCACCTCGACACCCGCGTCGTCGACGGCGAACGCTCGCTGCTGTTCGGCCCGTACGCGGGCTTCAGCCCCAAATTCTTGAAATCGGGCTCGCTGTTCGACCTGTTCTCGACCATCCGCTGGCACAACCTCGTGCCCATGATCCAGGTGGCGCTGCGCAACTTCGACCTGCTGAAGTACCTCATCGGCGAGCTGCTCGCGAGCCGCAGTGACCGCGACAACACCCTGCGCGAGTTCTTCCCGAACGCGAAGGGCGACGACTGGTACGAGATGGTCGCCGGCCAGCGCGTGCAGATCATCAAGAACGTTCCCGGCACGGGCGGCACCCTGCAGTTCGGTACCGAGGTCGTCGCCTCCGCCGACGGTTCGATCGCCGGCCTGCTCGGGGCTTCGCCGGGCGCGAGCACGGCCGCGCCCATCATGCTCGACCTGATCGAGAAGTGCTTCCCGTCGAAGCTCGACGAGTGGACTCCCCGCCTCAAGCGCATGATCCCGTCATACGGCGGCACCGTGTCGGCCGACCCGAAGCTCGCCGACAAGCTGCTCACCGAGACGGCGGAGGCCCTCGCCATCGCACGCTGA
- a CDS encoding sulfite exporter TauE/SafE family protein yields the protein MILALLAVGAIGGLLAGLFGVGGGIIMVPLLLWWARMDQRQAAATSLVAIVPTAIAGSIFYGIGGQVDWVAAMFVGAGTIVGAPIGAWLLRSLPLAWLRWLFIVGLLAAAVYLILVTPERGGSLELQPLVMLGLVGLGLVMGLAAGMFGIGGGIIAVPVFIALFDMGDLLAKGTSLLAMIPAAVSGTVPNLRARLVRLRDGLVVGVAAVAASGAGVSLAFLISPSLSSILFGMLLVAVVAQLSVRAVRLQAREKREREG from the coding sequence GTGATTCTTGCCCTTCTTGCCGTCGGCGCGATCGGCGGACTTCTTGCCGGCCTGTTTGGGGTGGGCGGCGGCATCATCATGGTGCCGCTGCTGCTGTGGTGGGCCCGCATGGACCAGCGCCAGGCCGCAGCCACCTCCCTCGTTGCCATCGTGCCGACCGCGATCGCGGGGTCGATCTTCTACGGGATCGGCGGGCAGGTCGACTGGGTCGCGGCCATGTTCGTGGGCGCGGGCACGATCGTCGGTGCTCCGATCGGCGCGTGGCTGCTGCGCTCTTTGCCGTTGGCGTGGCTGCGCTGGTTGTTCATCGTGGGGCTTCTGGCGGCGGCCGTGTACCTGATTCTGGTGACGCCCGAGCGCGGGGGCTCGCTGGAGCTGCAGCCGCTCGTCATGCTGGGGCTCGTCGGCCTCGGACTCGTGATGGGGCTGGCGGCCGGCATGTTCGGCATTGGGGGCGGCATCATTGCCGTGCCGGTGTTCATCGCGCTGTTCGACATGGGCGATCTGCTGGCGAAGGGAACGTCGCTGCTCGCCATGATTCCGGCGGCTGTGTCTGGCACGGTCCCGAACCTGCGGGCGAGGCTGGTGCGCCTGCGCGACGGCCTCGTCGTCGGGGTGGCCGCGGTCGCAGCGTCGGGCGCGGGAGTCTCGCTGGCGTTCCTGATTTCGCCATCGCTGTCGAGCATCCTGTTCGGGATGCTCTTGGTCGCGGTCGTCGCGCAACTCTCCGTACGCGCGGTCCGCCTCCAGGCCCGAGAGAAACGCGAACGCGAGGGCTAG
- the istB gene encoding IS21-like element helper ATPase IstB has protein sequence MTTTTTTSKTAASVYQQLRNHLTDLKLADAADALPKVLDQAQAEGWTLTHALEQLLQIEVTATDARRLAGRFRFANLPTGTTLDDFDLDSASGIDRSLLAELATCRFLDTATNVLLIGPPGVGKTHIATGLGHAAVNAGYRVYFTSAADLAARCHRAAIEGKWATMMRFFTGPTLLIIDELGYLPLPGEAASALFQVINQRYLKTSIVITTNRPVGAWGEILGDTTVAAAMLDRLLHRSVVVTLDGASYRLRNHHAAADELRRATTGTNLR, from the coding sequence ATGACCACCACCACGACCACCTCGAAGACCGCAGCGTCCGTCTATCAGCAGCTCCGCAACCATCTCACCGACCTGAAACTCGCCGACGCCGCCGACGCCCTCCCGAAGGTCCTCGACCAGGCGCAGGCCGAGGGTTGGACCCTCACCCACGCCCTGGAACAGCTCCTGCAGATCGAGGTCACCGCGACCGACGCCCGCCGCCTCGCCGGCAGGTTCCGGTTCGCGAACCTCCCCACCGGCACCACCCTCGACGACTTCGACCTAGATTCCGCCAGCGGCATCGACCGCTCGCTGCTGGCCGAACTGGCCACCTGCCGGTTCCTCGACACCGCGACCAACGTGCTGCTGATCGGCCCACCCGGAGTCGGGAAGACACACATCGCAACCGGACTCGGGCATGCCGCGGTGAACGCCGGCTACCGGGTCTACTTCACCTCCGCCGCCGACCTCGCCGCCCGCTGCCACCGCGCCGCGATCGAAGGGAAATGGGCGACGATGATGCGGTTCTTCACCGGCCCCACCCTGCTCATCATCGACGAGCTCGGCTACCTCCCCCTGCCCGGCGAAGCCGCGTCCGCACTGTTCCAGGTCATCAACCAGCGCTACCTGAAGACCTCGATCGTGATCACCACGAACCGGCCCGTCGGCGCCTGGGGCGAGATCCTCGGCGACACCACCGTCGCCGCCGCCATGCTCGACCGGCTGCTACACCGCTCCGTCGTCGTCACCCTCGACGGCGCCTCCTACCGGCTCCGCAACCACCACGCCGCAGCCGACGAACTCCGCCGCGCCACCACCGGCACAAACCTGCGCTAA
- the istA gene encoding IS21 family transposase encodes MLSERSSVDIHALKRQGMTISEIARRTNHDRKTIRSYLNGDRAPGVRQRAAPDEFDGFVDYVTARLTEDPHLWAATLLDELRPLGFEGSYPTLTRQIRARGLRPACTACAHVTKRPNAVIEHPPGEETQFDWLELPDPPAHWGFPTKRAYLLVGSLAHSGVWRGVISPSMDIPHLLAAMTTLLALLGGLTRVWRFDRMATVLHPVTGDLTPMFAGFAKHHGVQPVVCRPRSGNRKGVVEKNNHTAAQRWWRNLPDELTLEQAQASVETFAAGQDARKREGEHGTTTAAAMFADERLRPLPPVVFPVIVTEERTATRQALIDWRGNRYSVPPELAAAKVVVQQRLGAATIDIATVSGTVVARHAVAQPGLGVTIRDGGHVTALEAIALASAPPGRPHRRKERIPPGAAALRAAQVLTGTAAPTTTVISLAAYEQAAKNRNTLR; translated from the coding sequence ATGCTTTCAGAGAGGAGCAGCGTGGACATCCACGCTCTGAAACGGCAGGGGATGACGATCAGTGAGATCGCCCGCCGCACTAACCATGACCGCAAGACGATCCGTTCCTACCTGAACGGAGACCGCGCCCCGGGAGTCCGTCAGCGCGCGGCCCCAGACGAGTTCGACGGGTTCGTGGACTACGTCACCGCGAGGCTGACCGAGGACCCGCACCTCTGGGCCGCGACGCTGCTCGACGAGCTACGACCACTCGGCTTCGAGGGTTCGTATCCGACGTTGACGCGGCAGATCCGCGCCCGTGGCCTGCGTCCCGCGTGCACGGCCTGCGCGCATGTCACGAAGCGTCCGAACGCGGTCATCGAGCACCCGCCCGGGGAGGAGACCCAGTTCGACTGGCTCGAGCTACCCGACCCGCCCGCGCACTGGGGGTTCCCGACCAAGCGCGCGTACCTCCTCGTCGGATCTCTGGCGCACTCAGGGGTCTGGCGAGGCGTGATCTCCCCGTCGATGGATATCCCGCACCTGCTTGCCGCGATGACGACCCTGCTCGCCCTGCTGGGCGGGCTGACCCGGGTCTGGCGGTTCGATCGGATGGCGACCGTGCTGCACCCTGTCACTGGAGACCTCACCCCGATGTTCGCGGGGTTCGCGAAGCACCACGGCGTCCAGCCGGTGGTCTGCCGGCCGCGGTCGGGGAATCGGAAGGGCGTGGTCGAGAAGAACAACCACACCGCCGCGCAACGGTGGTGGCGGAACCTCCCCGACGAGCTCACCCTCGAACAAGCACAGGCGTCCGTGGAGACGTTCGCCGCCGGGCAGGACGCCCGCAAGCGGGAGGGCGAGCACGGAACCACGACAGCAGCCGCCATGTTCGCCGACGAGCGGCTGCGGCCGTTGCCGCCGGTGGTGTTCCCTGTGATCGTGACCGAGGAGCGGACTGCGACCCGGCAGGCGCTGATCGACTGGCGCGGGAACCGCTACTCCGTCCCGCCCGAGCTCGCCGCCGCGAAAGTCGTCGTCCAGCAGCGGCTCGGCGCCGCGACCATCGACATCGCCACCGTCTCCGGGACGGTCGTCGCCCGACACGCCGTCGCGCAGCCCGGGCTCGGGGTCACGATCCGCGACGGCGGGCACGTCACCGCGCTCGAAGCGATCGCTCTCGCGTCAGCGCCACCGGGGCGCCCGCACCGCCGCAAGGAACGCATCCCACCCGGCGCGGCCGCGCTGCGGGCGGCGCAGGTGCTGACCGGCACCGCCGCACCCACCACGACCGTGATCAGCCTGGCCGCTTACGAGCAGGCCGCGAAGAACAGGAACACCCTCCGATGA
- a CDS encoding SGNH/GDSL hydrolase family protein, which translates to MALESLPRTYAAIGDSFTEGMGDELPDGTPRGWADLVAIGLAHAAGEPVGYANFAIRGRLLGPILVEQLQPAIELGPQLLTMNGGGNDIMRPRVSVAATADRLVSAAERASDAGIRVVVVSGGNPTDHIPLGPVFQRRGDELADAVRARLDRSPHTIGYVDNWSDPELRALRYWSIDRLHLNSLGHARAAANVLAALEVPAPAPAEGAPGGSGAPRVPGSLDAPNELQRPRTAEYWREYVLPWIGRRLTGRSSGDGRTAKRPTLEPIAPA; encoded by the coding sequence ATGGCGCTCGAGTCTCTGCCCCGCACGTACGCCGCGATTGGCGATAGTTTCACCGAGGGCATGGGTGACGAGCTTCCCGACGGAACGCCGCGTGGCTGGGCAGACCTGGTGGCCATCGGCCTTGCGCACGCCGCCGGCGAGCCGGTCGGCTACGCGAACTTCGCGATCCGCGGCCGCCTGCTCGGCCCAATCCTGGTCGAGCAGTTGCAGCCGGCGATCGAGCTGGGCCCGCAGTTGCTGACGATGAACGGCGGCGGCAACGACATCATGCGCCCGCGCGTGAGTGTGGCAGCGACGGCCGACCGCCTCGTGTCGGCGGCGGAGCGCGCGAGCGATGCGGGCATCCGTGTGGTGGTGGTGAGCGGAGGGAACCCAACCGATCACATCCCGTTGGGCCCGGTTTTTCAGCGCCGCGGCGACGAGTTGGCGGATGCGGTGCGCGCTCGCCTCGACCGCTCGCCGCACACGATCGGCTACGTCGACAATTGGAGCGACCCCGAGCTGCGCGCGCTGCGCTACTGGTCGATCGATCGCCTGCACCTGAACTCACTGGGGCACGCCCGCGCTGCCGCCAACGTGCTCGCCGCGCTCGAGGTGCCGGCGCCAGCGCCTGCTGAGGGCGCACCCGGCGGGTCTGGCGCGCCCCGCGTGCCCGGCTCGCTCGACGCCCCCAACGAACTGCAGCGCCCCCGAACCGCGGAGTATTGGCGCGAATACGTGTTGCCCTGGATCGGCCGCCGACTCACCGGCCGCTCGTCGGGCGACGGTCGCACCGCCAAGCGCCCCACTCTGGAGCCGATCGCCCCCGCATAG
- a CDS encoding SGNH/GDSL hydrolase family protein, protein MTLGVAACAAIPPEPTATSIPPDGDRPVVAFYGDSYTLGTGATSDAARWSTIISADRGWREVNPSVNGLGFINNRTVFGEGDLPSIIIAAEPELVIVTMGLNDNFAYERRPDERDRIREQIGIDLQRLRDGLPEARIVVVEPFWYTDERPESVEVIIGWVREGAEAIDADFIAGASRWIEGRPELMAADGLHPNDDGYAVMAERMDAELAALGL, encoded by the coding sequence ATGACACTCGGCGTGGCCGCCTGCGCGGCGATTCCTCCGGAGCCGACGGCCACGAGCATCCCGCCCGACGGGGATCGCCCCGTCGTCGCGTTCTACGGCGACTCGTACACGCTCGGCACCGGGGCCACATCCGACGCCGCCCGCTGGTCGACGATCATCAGCGCCGACCGCGGCTGGCGCGAGGTGAACCCGAGCGTCAACGGGCTCGGCTTCATCAACAACCGCACCGTCTTCGGCGAGGGAGACCTGCCGTCGATCATCATCGCGGCCGAGCCCGAGTTGGTCATCGTGACGATGGGTCTCAACGACAACTTCGCCTACGAACGCCGCCCCGACGAGCGCGACCGCATCCGAGAGCAGATCGGCATCGACCTTCAGCGGCTTCGCGACGGGCTGCCGGAGGCGCGTATTGTCGTCGTCGAGCCGTTCTGGTACACCGACGAGCGGCCCGAGAGTGTTGAGGTCATCATCGGCTGGGTGCGCGAGGGCGCTGAGGCGATCGACGCCGACTTCATCGCCGGGGCCTCCCGCTGGATCGAGGGCCGCCCCGAACTGATGGCCGCCGATGGCCTGCACCCCAACGACGACGGCTACGCGGTGATGGCCGAGCGCATGGACGCGGAGCTCGCAGCTCTGGGCTTGTAG
- a CDS encoding aspartate-semialdehyde dehydrogenase — MSAGVRLGVVGATGQVGAVVRQLLLDRTFPLAEVRFFASARSAGTSIPFGDREIVVEDASTADPTGLDIAIFSAGATLSKAQAPRFAAAGVTVIDNSSGWRMDPEVPLVVAEVNPHAIGEAQKGIIANPNCTTMAAMPVLKVLDREAGLERLIVSTYQAVSGAGLAGGEELLEQAAAVVAQDAMGLVHSGSAVEFPAGHKFPKTIAFNVIPQAGNFVDDGLGETDEEKKLRNESRKILELPELRVSGLCVRVPVFTGHSLAINAEFARAISPERARELLADAPGVQLMDVPTPLDAAGADPSLVGRIRADEGVPGGRGLALFISNDNLRKGAALNAVQLAELVASTKAAAA, encoded by the coding sequence ATGAGCGCCGGCGTGCGCCTCGGTGTCGTCGGTGCGACCGGGCAGGTCGGCGCCGTCGTGCGGCAGCTGCTGCTCGACCGCACCTTCCCCCTCGCGGAGGTGCGGTTCTTTGCGAGCGCGCGCAGCGCGGGCACGAGCATCCCGTTCGGCGACCGCGAGATCGTCGTCGAAGACGCGTCGACCGCCGACCCGACGGGGCTCGATATCGCGATCTTCAGCGCGGGTGCGACCCTCAGCAAGGCGCAGGCTCCGCGGTTCGCGGCCGCCGGCGTGACCGTCATCGACAACTCGTCGGGCTGGCGCATGGACCCGGAGGTGCCGCTCGTCGTCGCCGAGGTGAACCCGCACGCCATCGGCGAGGCGCAGAAGGGCATCATCGCGAACCCCAACTGCACAACCATGGCCGCGATGCCGGTGCTGAAGGTGCTCGACCGCGAGGCCGGCCTCGAACGGCTCATCGTCAGCACCTACCAGGCGGTCTCGGGCGCGGGGCTCGCCGGCGGCGAAGAGCTGCTCGAGCAGGCGGCCGCCGTCGTCGCGCAAGACGCGATGGGGCTCGTGCACTCGGGTTCGGCCGTCGAGTTCCCGGCGGGCCACAAGTTTCCGAAGACCATCGCGTTCAACGTCATCCCGCAGGCAGGCAACTTCGTCGACGACGGCCTCGGCGAGACCGACGAAGAGAAGAAGCTGCGCAACGAGTCGCGCAAGATTCTCGAGCTGCCCGAGCTGCGGGTCAGCGGGCTGTGCGTGCGCGTGCCCGTCTTCACCGGCCACTCGCTGGCCATCAATGCCGAGTTCGCGCGGGCTATCTCGCCCGAGCGTGCCCGCGAGCTGCTCGCCGACGCCCCCGGAGTTCAGCTGATGGACGTGCCGACCCCGCTCGACGCCGCCGGCGCCGACCCGTCGCTCGTGGGCCGCATCCGCGCCGACGAGGGAGTGCCCGGCGGCCGCGGCCTCGCCCTGTTCATCTCGAACGACAACCTGCGCAAGGGCGCCGCGCTCAACGCGGTGCAGCTGGCCGAGCTCGTCGCGTCGACGAAGGCGGCCGCGGCGTAG
- a CDS encoding aspartate kinase, producing the protein MSLIVQKFGGSSVADAESIKRVAKRIVETRKAGHDVVVAVSAMGDTTDELIDLAHEVTPMPDPREMDMLLTTGERISMALLAMAIKSMGFEARSYTGSQAGMITDARHGSARIVDVTPVRVREALDDGAIAIVAGFQGFNRDSKDITTLGRGGSDTTAVALAAALEADVCEIYTDVDGVFSADPRVVKRARKLDRVSTEEMLELAAAGAKVLHIRAVEFARRHNVTLHVRSSFTPLPGTLVVPPSEKDTMEEPIITGVAGDLSEAKITVVGVPDTPGMAADIFTIVAKTGANIDMIVQNVSLAATGRTDISFTLPKADGEKVLTALRAEQQDVGFESLQYDDQIGKLSVVGGGMRTSAGVSAQLFTALKEAGINMEMISTSEIRISVVTRADILNHAVQVVHTAFGLDADDEAVVYAGTGR; encoded by the coding sequence GTGAGCCTCATCGTGCAGAAGTTCGGGGGATCGTCGGTCGCCGACGCCGAAAGCATCAAGCGCGTCGCGAAGCGCATCGTCGAAACCCGCAAAGCCGGCCATGACGTCGTCGTGGCCGTCAGCGCCATGGGCGACACCACCGACGAGCTCATCGACCTCGCCCACGAGGTCACCCCCATGCCTGACCCGCGTGAGATGGACATGCTGCTCACCACCGGCGAGCGCATCTCGATGGCGCTGCTCGCCATGGCCATCAAGTCGATGGGCTTCGAGGCGCGCTCCTACACCGGCAGCCAAGCCGGCATGATCACGGATGCTCGCCACGGCTCCGCCCGCATCGTCGACGTCACCCCGGTGCGCGTCCGCGAGGCGCTCGACGACGGAGCGATCGCCATCGTCGCCGGGTTCCAGGGCTTCAACCGCGACAGCAAAGACATCACCACGCTCGGCCGCGGCGGCAGCGACACGACCGCCGTCGCGCTGGCCGCCGCCCTCGAAGCCGACGTGTGCGAGATCTACACCGATGTCGACGGTGTGTTCAGTGCCGACCCCCGGGTCGTGAAGCGCGCCCGCAAGCTCGACCGCGTCTCGACCGAAGAGATGCTCGAGCTGGCCGCCGCGGGCGCCAAGGTGTTGCACATTCGCGCCGTCGAGTTCGCGCGTCGCCACAACGTGACCCTGCACGTGCGCTCGTCGTTCACCCCGCTTCCCGGCACCCTTGTCGTGCCTCCCAGTGAGAAGGACACCATGGAAGAACCGATCATCACCGGAGTCGCCGGCGACCTCAGCGAGGCGAAGATCACCGTCGTGGGCGTGCCCGACACCCCCGGTATGGCCGCCGACATCTTCACGATCGTCGCCAAGACCGGCGCCAACATCGACATGATCGTGCAGAACGTGTCCCTCGCCGCCACCGGCCGCACCGACATCTCGTTCACCCTGCCGAAGGCCGACGGCGAGAAGGTGCTCACCGCGCTGCGAGCCGAGCAGCAGGACGTCGGCTTCGAGTCGCTGCAGTACGACGACCAGATCGGCAAGCTCTCCGTCGTCGGCGGCGGCATGCGCACAAGCGCCGGCGTCAGCGCGCAGCTCTTCACGGCGCTGAAGGAGGCGGGCATCAACATGGAGATGATCTCCACGTCGGAAATCCGCATTTCCGTCGTGACCCGCGCGGACATCCTCAACCACGCCGTGCAGGTCGTGCACACCGCCTTCGGCCTCGACGCCGATGACGAAGCCGTGGTCTACGCGGGGACAGGCCGATGA